A part of Pristiophorus japonicus isolate sPriJap1 unplaced genomic scaffold, sPriJap1.hap1 HAP1_SCAFFOLD_61, whole genome shotgun sequence genomic DNA contains:
- the LOC139255451 gene encoding probable G-protein coupled receptor 139, translated as MFPIQHAKKICYTFIAVIGVPVNLVAIMVLSRGKCGLSTTRYLVAMAAADLLVVITDVILWKICWYYFPGSFLDITPVCTVMYLLTRVATDCSVWFTVTFTFDRFVAICWQKLKTKYCTGRTAAVVLATSCILLSAKNIPFYFTLEPGYIIDNVHWYCVPIPAYYTEPRWVGFVWFDTVLTPLLPFAVILLLNALTVRHILVASQVRKRLRCESKGEKGSDPEMESRRKSVILLFTISGSFILLWLVIVIDLFYYRITGINPSDYSDSLYQFTQVGFILRNLSCCTNTFIYGVNQSKFREQLKSAMKYPVTSIVQLINKQND; from the coding sequence tgaatttagtggcgattatggtcctgtcccggggaaagtgcgggctgtccaccactcgctacctggtggccatggcagcggcggatctactggtggtcatcACTGACGTCATACTGTGGAAGATCTGCTGGTATTATTTCCCGGGATCTTTCCTGGATATCACCCCTGTGTGTACTGTTATGTATCTCCTGACCCGTGTAgcaacagactgttctgtctggttcaccgtcactttcacctttgatcgatttgtggccatttgttggcagaagctgaaaaccaaatattgcaccgggagaactgcggctgtggttctggccacaagctgcattctgctctctGCAAAAAACATTCCCTTCTACTTTACATTAGAACCTGGatatataatcgacaatgttcACTGGTACTGTGTCCCAATCCCAGCCTATTATACTGAGCCCAGATGGGTGGGATTTGTCTGGTTTGATAcggttttaaccccactgctcccattcgctgtaattttgttgctcaacgctctgacagtcagacacattttagtggccagtcaaGTCCGTAAAAGACTGAGgtgtgagagcaagggggagaagggcaGTGACCCGGaaatggagagcaggaggaagtctgtcattttactcttcaccatatccggcagcttcatactgctgtggctggtaaTTGTTATCGATTTATTTTATTATAGAATTACGGGAATAAATCCCAGTGATTACAGTGATTCTTTATATCAATTCACACAGGTCGGATTTATACTGCggaatttaagttgctgcacaaacacatttatttacggggtgaaccagtccaagttcagagagcagttgaagagcgcgaTGAAATATCCGGTTACATCAAttgtacaattaattaataaacagaacgaCTGA
- the LOC139255459 gene encoding probable G-protein coupled receptor 139 → MLPFLGIPVNLVAIVILSRGKCGLSTCTTRYLVAMAAADLLVVITEVILYRISWYDFPWSLLHITPVCTVMYVLARAATDCSVWFTVTFTFDRFVAVCWQKLKTKYCTGRTAAVVLATSCILLCSKTIPFYFTIVPVYIIDNVHWYCSTMPAYFTEPVWVGFDWFDTVLNPLLPFAVILSLNALTVRHILVASRVRKGLRGESKGGKGTDPEMESRRKSVILLFTISGSFILLWLVYVIDFFYYSITGIILSDYSDSLYQFTQVGFILQNISCCTNTFIYGVTQSKFREQLKSAVKYPVTSILQLINKQND, encoded by the exons atgctgccttttcttgggatac cagtgaatttagtggcgattgtgatcctatcccggggaaagtgcggactgtccacctgcaccactcgctacctggtggccatggcagcggcggatctattgGTGGTCATCACTGAGGTGATACTGTACCGGATCAGTTGGTATGATTTCCCGTGGTCTTTGCTGCATATCACCCCTGTGTGTACTGTTATGTATGTCCTGGCccgtgcagccacagactgttctgtctggttcaccgtcactttcacctttgatcgatttgtggccgtttgttggcagaagctgaaaaccaaatattgcaccgggagaactgcggctgtggttctggccacaagctgcattctgctctgttcAAAAACCATTCCCTTCTACTTTACAATTGTACCTGTatatataatcgacaatgttcACTGGTACTGTTCCACAATGCCAGCATATTTTACTGAGCCCGTATGGGtgggatttgactggtttgatacggttttaaacccactgctcccattcgctgttATTTTGtcgctcaacgctctgacagtcagacacattttagtggccagtcgagtccgtaaaggactgaggggtgagagcaagggggggAAGGGCACTGACCccgagatggagagcaggaggaagtctgtcattttactcttcaccatatccggcagcttcatactgctgtggctggtataTGTTATAGATTTCTTTTATTATAGCATTACAGGAATAATTCTCAGTGATTACAGTGATTCTTTATATCAATTTACACAGGTCGGATTCATATTGCAGAAtataagttgctgcacaaacacatttatttacggggtgacccagtccaagttcagagagcagttgaagagcgcagtgaaatatccggttacctcaattttacaattaattaataaacagaacgaCTGA